The following are encoded in a window of Mycolicibacterium tusciae JS617 genomic DNA:
- a CDS encoding MarR family winged helix-turn-helix transcriptional regulator — protein MQGVVNHSGIAADIFDTLGRFRRHVRRSAGRAFVTGLPESQADLVRLIGRQPGISVSAAAAELGLVANTASTLVSKLSGDGLVIREVDPTDRRVGRLRLSAEAQRIADNSREARRATLAGILDQLSTDEIDSLADGLAVLNKMIELLSEEQTP, from the coding sequence ATGCAAGGTGTGGTCAACCACTCCGGAATTGCGGCTGACATCTTCGACACCCTCGGGCGTTTCCGGCGCCATGTGCGCCGCTCGGCCGGTCGCGCCTTCGTAACCGGACTGCCCGAGTCGCAAGCTGACCTGGTGCGGCTCATCGGCCGACAACCCGGCATCTCGGTGAGCGCTGCGGCGGCCGAACTCGGCCTGGTAGCCAATACCGCCTCCACGCTGGTCTCCAAGCTCTCCGGTGACGGCCTGGTCATCCGCGAGGTGGACCCGACGGACCGGCGTGTGGGCCGACTACGGCTCAGCGCCGAGGCGCAACGCATCGCCGACAATTCCCGCGAGGCGCGGCGAGCGACTCTGGCGGGAATCCTTGACCAGCTCTCCACCGACGAGATCGACTCGCTTGCTGACGGGTTGGCGGTGCTCAACAAGATGATCGAGTTGCTCAGCGAAGAACAGACACCGTAA
- a CDS encoding ABC transporter substrate-binding protein, with amino-acid sequence MTLKWTAMLCASALLAAGCSDNSSTPTAGPETTDRLTVAIPLDVGPVNIFVEHEEWISELVYDKLVAPSPFVDDPQPWLASEVTMVDPSTWDVTVRDDVTWHDGEPFTAADVEFTFAYAQEADTGRWTHHVTTIPEITSTTQIDANTVRFECAFACPELGTVTLADLPILPEHIWSQIPPESVKEVTALPVGTGPYRLAEYDPITGYRFTAFDEYFGGTPRVNELVMQVIEDPSATFTALRAGEIDVASRQVPPELLDVFEASDTIEVVNTTPLEQVDLRMNYTRPMFTDPLVRSAISLALDKEELLDVVMLGRGRPATQGRMHPDSPWADPQASTPTDPERARAILDDAGYRDTNGDGLRESPDGTPIALTLEVNGAEPTQVRAAEVVAEQLGAVGLTVTVTPQDAGRHATSSNRMETFDLLVRDGVPHTVADPTQYVLSLFSGSSWNLEDFPYPELQELVDNWKQTATLEDRREAGFEIQRFLNEVPPVVALYHPDKYFAYRAGSYGGFVDSPGYGIMHKWSLIPLDRAKAANAVVTR; translated from the coding sequence ATGACGCTCAAATGGACCGCGATGCTGTGCGCGTCGGCCTTGCTGGCCGCCGGATGCTCCGATAACAGCTCCACACCGACTGCCGGCCCCGAGACCACCGACCGGCTCACCGTGGCAATCCCGCTGGACGTCGGCCCGGTCAACATCTTCGTCGAGCACGAGGAATGGATCAGCGAGCTGGTCTACGACAAGCTCGTCGCACCGTCGCCGTTCGTCGACGACCCGCAACCGTGGCTGGCCTCGGAGGTCACCATGGTCGATCCCAGCACCTGGGACGTCACCGTCCGCGACGACGTCACCTGGCACGACGGTGAGCCGTTCACCGCCGCCGATGTGGAGTTCACCTTCGCCTACGCCCAGGAGGCCGACACCGGACGCTGGACCCACCACGTCACGACGATCCCCGAGATCACCTCGACGACCCAGATCGATGCAAACACAGTGCGTTTCGAGTGCGCGTTCGCCTGCCCGGAGCTGGGCACGGTGACGCTTGCCGACCTCCCGATCCTGCCCGAACACATCTGGTCGCAGATTCCACCGGAGAGTGTCAAAGAAGTCACCGCGCTGCCGGTCGGCACCGGCCCGTACCGGCTCGCCGAGTACGACCCCATCACCGGCTACCGATTCACCGCATTCGACGAATATTTCGGTGGCACACCGCGAGTGAACGAACTGGTGATGCAGGTCATCGAGGATCCCTCGGCCACCTTCACCGCGCTGCGCGCCGGCGAGATCGACGTGGCATCCCGGCAGGTCCCGCCGGAGTTGCTGGACGTGTTCGAAGCCTCCGACACGATCGAGGTCGTCAACACCACCCCGCTCGAGCAGGTCGACCTCCGGATGAACTACACCAGGCCGATGTTCACCGACCCCCTGGTCCGCAGCGCGATATCACTGGCGCTGGACAAGGAGGAGTTGCTCGACGTCGTGATGCTGGGCCGTGGACGCCCAGCGACGCAGGGGCGGATGCATCCCGACTCGCCGTGGGCCGACCCGCAGGCGTCCACGCCGACCGATCCGGAGCGCGCACGCGCGATCCTCGACGACGCCGGCTACCGCGACACCAACGGGGATGGTCTGCGCGAGAGCCCTGACGGCACTCCGATCGCACTCACCCTGGAGGTGAACGGCGCCGAACCCACCCAGGTCCGTGCGGCCGAAGTCGTCGCCGAACAGCTCGGTGCCGTCGGCCTCACGGTGACCGTGACGCCACAGGACGCCGGGCGGCACGCAACCTCGAGCAACCGGATGGAAACCTTCGACCTGTTGGTGCGGGACGGAGTCCCCCATACGGTGGCCGACCCCACGCAGTATGTGCTGAGCCTGTTCTCGGGTTCCTCCTGGAATCTGGAGGACTTTCCCTACCCGGAACTGCAGGAGCTGGTGGACAACTGGAAGCAGACCGCGACGTTGGAAGACCGGCGCGAGGCGGGCTTCGAGATCCAGCGATTCTTGAACGAGGTGCCGCCGGTGGTCGCGCTGTACCACCCCGACAAGTACTTCGCCTACCGGGCCGGTAGCTACGGCGGGTTCGTCGACTCACCCGGGTACGGCATCATGCACAAATGGTCGTTGATTCCGCTCGACCGGGCCAAGGCGGCCAATGCGGTGGTGACGCGGTGA